The nucleotide sequence ACGGTCGTATGCTTCATTAATTTGATCGGCTGAGATGACTTCAATCTCAGGAGCAATGTTATGCTCTGCACAGAAATCCAGCATCTCCTGTGTCTCACGGATTCCGCCGATTAAGGATCCCGCAAACGAACGGCGGTGGGCAATCAGAGAGAACACGTTTAATGACAGAGGTTCGGCGGGAGCGCCGACGTTTACCAGACTGCCATCAAGAGTCAGAAGGGAAAGATAATCATCAAGCTTCAGCTTGGCACTTACCGTGTTAATAATCAGATCAAACGTGCCGGCAAGCTTTTCAAACGTCTCCGGATCACTTGTTGCATAGTAATCAGCCGCTCCAAACCGCATACCGTCTTCTTTTTTCTTCAAGGTTTGGGACAGCACCGTCACTTCCGCACCCATAGCGTTTGCAATCTTAACAGCCATATGACCAAGACCGCCGAGACCGACAATCGCTACCTTTTTGCCCGGACCTGCTTTCCAGTGATGCAGCGGAGAAAAGGTCGTAATGCCCGCACAAAGAAGCGGTGCAGCCTGATCAAGCTCAATCTCATCCGGAATGCTCAGCACAAAATCCTCGACCACGACAATATGAGTAGAATAACCGCCCTGAGTCGGCTCCCCGTATTTATCAACACCAGCGTAGGTAGGAATGTTTCCTTTCAGGCAGTATTGTTCC is from Bacillus sp. FSL H8-0547 and encodes:
- a CDS encoding NAD(P)-dependent alcohol dehydrogenase, whose translation is MITAKARAVDGPDKPFKEAEITRRDLDSKDVLIEIKFAGICHSDIHTAHGEWGEVNYPLVPGHEIAGIVTDVGPEVTKYKVGDRVGVGCMVDSCGDCENCQKGEEQYCLKGNIPTYAGVDKYGEPTQGGYSTHIVVVEDFVLSIPDEIELDQAAPLLCAGITTFSPLHHWKAGPGKKVAIVGLGGLGHMAVKIANAMGAEVTVLSQTLKKKEDGMRFGAADYYATSDPETFEKLAGTFDLIINTVSAKLKLDDYLSLLTLDGSLVNVGAPAEPLSLNVFSLIAHRRSFAGSLIGGIRETQEMLDFCAEHNIAPEIEVISADQINEAYDRVMKSDVKYRFVIDISTM